One Streptomyces sp. NBC_00554 DNA segment encodes these proteins:
- a CDS encoding phosphatidate cytidylyltransferase, with the protein MNDSSWGAPPQAGYWGPSEQGPVQGAAPAGPTYDAYDAQHTRPMPIVPDVPAHGGDQDDDRGAARLSGPLFRDDTPATAPYGDSSQKPQEPMPSAPQPAPAPQKKSAGRDLGAAIGVGVGLGAVIVASLFIVKAVFIGVIAVAVVVGLWELTSRLQERKGIKAPLVPLALGGAAMVVSGYVRGAEGAWVAMALTALAILVWRMTEPPEGYLKDVTAGVFAAFYIPFLATFVALMLTADDGSWRVLTFLLLAVVSDTGAYAIGWRFGKHKLAPRISPGKTREGLVGAVTFAMAAGALCMEFLIDDGTWWQGLLLGLAVAASATLGDLGESMIKRDLGIKDMGTLLPGHGGIMDRLDSLLPTAPVVWLLLVIFVGSG; encoded by the coding sequence ATGAACGACTCTTCCTGGGGGGCGCCGCCACAAGCCGGGTACTGGGGGCCGTCCGAGCAGGGGCCTGTCCAGGGGGCTGCCCCGGCGGGTCCCACGTACGATGCGTATGACGCGCAGCACACTCGGCCCATGCCCATCGTGCCCGACGTACCCGCACATGGCGGAGACCAGGATGACGACCGGGGGGCCGCTCGGCTGAGCGGTCCCCTGTTCCGCGACGACACACCGGCGACGGCGCCCTACGGGGACTCGTCGCAGAAGCCGCAGGAGCCCATGCCCAGCGCCCCACAGCCCGCCCCCGCACCGCAGAAGAAGAGCGCGGGACGCGACTTGGGCGCGGCCATAGGGGTGGGCGTCGGGCTCGGCGCGGTGATCGTCGCGTCGTTGTTCATCGTCAAAGCCGTGTTCATCGGCGTGATAGCGGTAGCCGTGGTGGTGGGGCTGTGGGAGCTCACGTCACGGCTCCAGGAGCGCAAGGGCATCAAGGCGCCCCTCGTGCCACTGGCGCTCGGCGGTGCCGCGATGGTCGTCTCCGGTTACGTCCGGGGTGCCGAGGGCGCTTGGGTGGCGATGGCGCTCACCGCACTGGCCATCCTGGTCTGGCGTATGACGGAGCCCCCCGAGGGCTACCTGAAGGACGTCACGGCCGGCGTTTTCGCGGCCTTCTACATCCCGTTCCTGGCCACCTTCGTCGCGCTGATGCTCACGGCCGACGACGGCTCCTGGCGGGTGCTCACGTTCCTGCTGCTCGCCGTGGTCAGCGACACCGGCGCGTACGCGATCGGCTGGCGCTTCGGCAAGCACAAGCTCGCGCCGCGCATCAGCCCCGGCAAGACCCGCGAGGGCCTGGTCGGAGCGGTCACCTTCGCGATGGCGGCGGGCGCGCTGTGCATGGAGTTCCTGATCGACGACGGCACCTGGTGGCAGGGCCTGCTCCTCGGCCTCGCGGTCGCGGCCAGCGCCACGCTGGGTGACCTCGGCGAGTCCATGATCAAGCGGGACCTGGGCATCAAGGACATGGGCACGCTGTTGCCGGGCCACGGCGGCATCATGGACCGGCTGGACTCGCTTCTGCCCACGGCTCCGGTCGTGTGGCTGCTGCTGGTGATCTTCGTCGGGTCCGGCTGA
- the frr gene encoding ribosome recycling factor, translating to MIEETLLEAEEKMEKAVVVAKEDFAAIRTGRAHPAMFNKIVADYYGALTPINQLASFSVPEPRMAVVTPFDKSAMRNIEQAIRDSDLGVNPSNDGNIIRVVFPELTQERRKEYIKVAKTKGEDAKISIRSVRRKAKETIDKLVKDGEVGEDEGRRAEKELDDTTAKYAAQVDELLKHKEAELLEV from the coding sequence GTGATCGAAGAGACCCTCCTCGAGGCCGAGGAGAAGATGGAGAAGGCCGTCGTGGTCGCCAAGGAGGACTTCGCCGCGATCCGCACCGGCCGTGCGCACCCGGCGATGTTCAACAAGATCGTGGCCGACTACTACGGCGCGCTGACGCCGATCAACCAGCTGGCCTCGTTCTCGGTGCCCGAGCCGCGTATGGCGGTGGTGACCCCGTTCGACAAGAGCGCGATGCGCAACATCGAGCAGGCGATCCGCGATTCCGACCTGGGTGTCAACCCGAGCAACGACGGCAACATCATCCGGGTGGTGTTCCCGGAGCTGACCCAGGAGCGCCGCAAGGAGTACATCAAGGTCGCCAAGACCAAGGGTGAGGACGCCAAGATCTCGATCCGCTCCGTCCGCCGCAAGGCGAAGGAGACCATCGACAAGCTGGTCAAGGACGGCGAGGTCGGCGAGGACGAGGGCCGCCGTGCGGAGAAGGAACTCGACGACACCACGGCGAAGTACGCCGCCCAGGTGGACGAGCTCCTCAAGCACAAGGAAGCGGAGCTGCTCGAGGTCTGA
- the pyrH gene encoding UMP kinase produces MTTTQADKGEKTDDGKGTGRFMLKLSGEAFAGGGGLGVDPDVVHKIAREIAAVVRGGAQIAVVIGGGNFFRGAELQQRGMDRARSDYMGMLGTVMNCLALQDFLEKEGIDSRVQTAITMGQVAEPYIPLRAVRHLEKGRVVIFGAGMGMPYFSTDTTAAQRALEIDAEALLMGKNGVDGVYDSDPKTNPEAVKFDSLSYGEVITRDLKVADMTAITLCRDNKLPILVFELLTEGNIARAVKGEKIGTLVGEHSSRA; encoded by the coding sequence ATGACCACCACGCAGGCCGACAAGGGCGAGAAGACCGACGACGGCAAAGGCACGGGACGCTTCATGCTGAAGCTTTCCGGCGAGGCGTTCGCCGGTGGCGGCGGACTGGGCGTCGACCCCGACGTGGTGCACAAGATCGCCCGCGAAATCGCGGCCGTCGTGCGCGGCGGCGCCCAGATCGCGGTCGTCATCGGCGGCGGCAACTTCTTCCGCGGCGCCGAACTCCAGCAGCGCGGCATGGACCGGGCGCGCTCCGACTACATGGGCATGCTCGGCACGGTCATGAACTGCCTGGCCCTCCAGGACTTCCTGGAGAAGGAAGGCATCGACAGCCGTGTCCAGACCGCCATCACCATGGGGCAGGTCGCCGAGCCGTACATCCCGCTGCGCGCCGTACGGCACCTGGAGAAGGGCCGTGTGGTCATCTTCGGCGCCGGTATGGGCATGCCGTACTTCTCCACCGACACCACCGCCGCGCAGCGCGCCCTGGAGATCGACGCCGAGGCCCTGCTGATGGGCAAGAACGGTGTCGACGGGGTCTACGACTCCGACCCGAAGACCAACCCCGAAGCGGTTAAGTTCGACTCGCTCAGCTACGGCGAGGTCATCACCCGCGACCTCAAGGTCGCCGACATGACCGCCATCACGCTGTGCCGGGACAACAAGCTGCCCATCCTGGTCTTCGAGCTTCTGACGGAGGGCAATATCGCGCGGGCCGTCAAGGGTGAGAAGATCGGCACACTCGTGGGTGAACACAGCAGCCGGGCCTGA